From Pseudomonas sp. LS1212, the proteins below share one genomic window:
- a CDS encoding DUF3303 domain-containing protein, protein MLFILSWTIRHDCRNKAMTRFIESGGALPPDGVTMLGRWHAVGRRSGFGVAEANDVTLLQKWVLNWSDMLDMEVYPAMTDEQIAPLMVSALKQG, encoded by the coding sequence ATGTTATTTATCCTCAGCTGGACGATCAGACACGATTGTCGCAACAAGGCAATGACACGGTTTATCGAGAGCGGTGGCGCACTTCCCCCTGACGGGGTAACCATGCTCGGCCGCTGGCATGCCGTCGGGCGCCGATCCGGTTTCGGCGTGGCTGAAGCCAATGACGTGACGCTGCTGCAAAAATGGGTACTGAACTGGAGCGATATGCTCGACATGGAAGTCTACCCGGCGATGACCGACGAGCAGATTGCCCCGCTAATGGTGTCGGCGCTCAAACAAGGCTAG
- a CDS encoding DUF488 domain-containing protein, whose translation MIQCKRAYAPASTDDGLRILVDRLWPRNCRKDQLPLHAWNREVAPSTELRRAFKQGELDFDAFRTRYRQELAGRPEHWMSLMDAARKGTLTLIYSAKDTLHNNAQVLAEWLEDELDRENAPSSPVCYANEPHRH comes from the coding sequence ATGATCCAATGCAAACGCGCCTACGCCCCCGCGTCGACCGATGACGGTCTGCGCATACTGGTGGACCGTCTCTGGCCGCGCAATTGCCGCAAGGACCAACTCCCGCTGCACGCCTGGAATCGCGAGGTGGCGCCCTCGACCGAGCTGCGTCGCGCATTCAAGCAGGGCGAACTGGATTTCGACGCCTTTCGCACGCGCTACCGGCAGGAGCTGGCGGGACGACCCGAACACTGGATGTCGCTGATGGACGCCGCCCGCAAGGGCACCTTGACCCTGATCTACTCGGCCAAGGACACGTTGCACAACAATGCCCAAGTCCTGGCCGAGTGGCTTGAAGACGAACTCGACCGGGAAAACGCGCCAAGCTCGCCCGTGTGCTATGCCAATGAGCCGCATCGACATTGA
- a CDS encoding efflux transporter outer membrane subunit, with amino-acid sequence MSMKLFMPSLLVLALSACAVGPDYQAPQTAAAHISAAEGKEAQGKFDRGRFDAIWWRQFEDPTLNQLVSQSLQGNRELRVAYARLKAARAIRDDVSNDTLPVVTARASSDLGKGQIPGQTEQRVNSERYDLGLDMAWEIDLFGRIQRAIEVSDAEEDVAAADLNQLQVTLIAELVDAYGQLRGAQLRERIALANLKNQQASRDITESLREAGVGNELDVTRADARLAAVEATVPQLQAEQIRARNRIATLLGQRPDQLSVDLGPAQLPAIAKALPVGDPGELLRRRPDIMSAERKLAAATASIGVATADLFPRVSLSGFLGFTAARGSQIGSSAANAWALGPSITWAAFDLGSVRAQIRRANADAEGALASYEQQVLLALEESENAFSDYGKRQQRLLSLIRQSESSRKAADLAGIRYREGTEDYLILLDAERERLNAEDAQALAEVDLYRGIVAIYKALGGGWQPETIASVN; translated from the coding sequence ATGAGTATGAAACTGTTTATGCCGAGCCTGTTGGTGCTGGCCCTGAGCGCGTGTGCGGTCGGGCCCGACTACCAGGCACCGCAGACCGCCGCGGCGCACATCAGTGCCGCCGAAGGCAAAGAGGCACAGGGCAAATTCGACCGTGGTCGTTTCGATGCGATCTGGTGGCGGCAGTTCGAGGACCCGACCTTGAACCAGTTGGTCAGCCAGTCCCTGCAGGGCAACCGTGAACTGCGCGTGGCCTACGCCCGTCTGAAAGCCGCCCGGGCGATTCGCGACGACGTCAGCAACGACACATTGCCGGTCGTGACCGCACGTGCCAGCAGCGACCTGGGCAAAGGCCAGATTCCTGGCCAGACCGAGCAACGGGTCAATAGCGAACGCTATGACCTGGGCCTGGACATGGCCTGGGAGATTGACCTGTTCGGGCGCATCCAGCGTGCGATCGAGGTCAGCGATGCCGAAGAAGACGTAGCCGCCGCCGACCTCAACCAGCTGCAGGTGACCCTGATCGCCGAGCTGGTCGATGCCTACGGGCAACTGCGCGGTGCGCAACTGCGAGAGAGGATCGCCCTCGCCAACCTGAAAAACCAGCAGGCCTCGCGTGACATCACCGAGAGCCTGCGCGAAGCTGGGGTTGGCAACGAGCTGGATGTGACCCGTGCCGACGCCCGCCTGGCAGCGGTCGAAGCCACAGTGCCGCAGCTGCAGGCCGAGCAGATCCGCGCACGCAACCGCATCGCCACCCTGCTGGGGCAACGTCCCGACCAGCTCAGCGTTGACCTTGGCCCGGCGCAATTGCCGGCCATCGCCAAGGCGCTGCCGGTCGGTGACCCCGGCGAGTTGTTGCGGCGTCGCCCGGATATCATGAGCGCCGAACGCAAACTGGCCGCCGCCACCGCCAGTATCGGCGTGGCCACGGCCGACCTGTTCCCACGGGTCAGCCTCAGCGGGTTCCTTGGCTTTACCGCCGCTCGCGGTTCGCAGATCGGTTCATCGGCCGCCAACGCCTGGGCGCTCGGCCCGAGCATTACCTGGGCCGCCTTCGACCTGGGCAGCGTGCGCGCGCAGATTCGCCGCGCCAATGCCGATGCCGAAGGCGCGTTGGCAAGCTATGAGCAGCAAGTGCTGCTGGCCCTGGAGGAATCGGAAAACGCCTTCAGCGACTACGGCAAGCGCCAGCAGCGCTTGCTGTCGCTGATCCGCCAGAGCGAGTCCAGCCGCAAGGCTGCTGACCTGGCCGGCATCCGCTACCGCGAAGGCACCGAGGACTACCTGATACTGCTCGATGCCGAACGCGAACGCCTCAACGCCGAAGACGCCCAGGCATTGGCCGAGGTCGATCTTTATCGCGGTATTGTTGCCATTTACAAGGCGCTGGGTGGTGGCTGGCAGCCTGAGACGATTGCTTCGGTGAACTGA
- a CDS encoding alpha/beta fold hydrolase, with protein sequence MKVIHNALGRIPATVLLALFVGWFSSGAFANTLEWPARTTYQYQDVDGQKIFYREAGDRSKPTLLLLHGFPSSSHTYRALIPLLSGSFHVIAPDYLGSGYSDRPDPNQMTYSFDLLAKHVAGLVEKLKIDRYTLYMQDFGAPVGYRLMLAQPERLQGLIVQNANAYLSGLTPTRLEFFRKMHEDRSPEQVAKLYSYVSREFIINGQYLRDVKGKEFLMNPDSWTHDLVFLQAANDQKIQVQLFQDYWSNIEAYPQWQEFLRLQQPPTLIVWGKHDPAFISPGAEAYLKDLPNAELHLIDAGHFAAEEQPVEIAKHIHGFMARLVSQ encoded by the coding sequence GTGAAAGTGATTCACAACGCACTCGGACGAATACCCGCAACTGTTTTATTGGCACTCTTTGTCGGCTGGTTTTCTTCAGGCGCCTTCGCCAACACGCTCGAATGGCCAGCCCGGACGACGTACCAATATCAAGATGTGGACGGGCAAAAAATCTTCTACCGCGAGGCCGGGGATCGCTCAAAACCGACCCTTCTGCTGTTACATGGTTTCCCTTCCTCTTCCCATACCTATCGTGCGCTGATCCCCTTGTTGTCTGGCAGCTTTCATGTCATTGCCCCGGACTACCTGGGCTCTGGTTATAGCGACCGACCTGACCCGAATCAGATGACCTACAGTTTCGACCTGCTTGCCAAGCATGTTGCCGGCCTGGTCGAAAAACTGAAAATTGATCGCTATACCCTTTATATGCAGGACTTTGGCGCGCCAGTGGGGTATCGATTGATGCTCGCCCAACCTGAACGCCTACAGGGTTTGATCGTTCAAAATGCCAATGCCTACTTATCGGGGCTGACGCCAACGAGACTGGAATTCTTTCGTAAAATGCATGAGGACCGCTCGCCGGAGCAGGTCGCCAAACTCTATTCCTACGTGAGTCGCGAGTTCATTATCAATGGGCAATATTTACGCGATGTAAAAGGAAAAGAGTTTCTGATGAACCCAGATAGCTGGACACATGATCTGGTATTTCTGCAGGCGGCCAATGATCAAAAAATTCAGGTCCAGCTATTTCAAGACTATTGGAGCAACATAGAGGCCTATCCCCAATGGCAGGAATTTCTGCGGTTGCAGCAGCCACCCACACTTATTGTCTGGGGCAAGCATGATCCTGCCTTCATCTCGCCCGGTGCCGAGGCCTACCTCAAGGATCTGCCAAATGCCGAATTGCACTTGATCGATGCCGGACATTTCGCCGCTGAAGAACAGCCCGTGGAAATCGCCAAGCACATCCATGGCTTCATGGCGCGACTGGTCAGCCAATAA